The Alligator mississippiensis isolate rAllMis1 chromosome 11, rAllMis1, whole genome shotgun sequence genomic interval GACCTGGGCTAGGCCGGACGGCCGCGCGGTGGAGACTGCCGGCTCAGTCCCTGCCCTCAGCaagctgcagggtcccagccttTAGTGTCTCCTgatctggcagctgctccaggcccctgatcactgtggttgcccttctctgcacctttttCAATTCTGTGACAGCCTTGTTGAGATGCagagaccagccctgcacaccgGATTCAAGACGTGGGCGCGCCACAGATTCGTATAAGGGCACGAGGGTGATCTCCATTTCGCTTACATTTCCCTTCTTTACAATGCCCAGCTTGTCACTGCTGCCCACTGAGCTGACATGTTGAAAGAGCTCTacagtgactccaaggtctcCTTCCCGAGTCACTAGAGTTAGTTCAGGACCTCAGGCCGCGTACGTGGAGTTGAGGTTATTTTCCCTGCGTGCATTATATTGCACTTGTCGATGCTGAAGTTCATCTGCCGTCCTGTTGCCCGCTCGCTCAGCTCAGGGAGGTCTTTCTGCTCCTCTCCGTGAGCCTGGCCCTTGGCTACCCAGGATAATATGGTGCCATCTGCAAGCGTGGGGATTTTCCTGTGTACCCATTCACAGATCTTTACTGAACGTGCTGAACTCAATCAGGCCCAGTGCAGATCCCCCCCTTTTTGACCTCTTGATGTGAGACCTGCAGGAGGTTTTGTGTGGAGTCCCACGGTCTGTCCTGGGCCTAGCGCTGTTCAGCAGGCCTAGCAGTGATTTGGGTGCTGGAATAGAGAGCTTcccaggcaggtctgcaggtgacCCCAAACCAGCACGTGCTGGGGACAGACGCGGCCTCCAGCAGGATCCCCACAGAgtgaggctgggctggagccagcggggtgaagtgcaaggctgacaaatgcagggtgctgcagctcggcaagaagaaagaaaagcacagaCACGGATGGGAGGTGCGTGGTGCGGCGGAGAAGGATCCTGGGGTCACAGAATCACAGGAAAATCAGGCTAGAAGCACCTGCAGGTCGCCAGtcatggcaggatcatcccaaaaAGTCCTTGTCTAACCTGGGGGTGACCAGCTGTGCTACAAGTGGCACTGGCAGTCTCTGTGCGCAGTGCATGGGAGATGGACGGGACAGGCAGCAGATGGTgtaagggagcagaaagcagagcatcggATTGGGCAAGGAGCTGATggtagagcagcagatcaggctggGAAcacggcagggagcaggaagtggagcagcagatcgggcaggggaGAGGTTCGGAGTGGCACTCGGGGTGGGGGCAAGACTTCCTTTGTGGTCCCCCCACCAGGAAACCTGGCCTGTTCCTAAAGCTCCACCAACGGGCCCGTGCCACGCAGCTCCCAGGCCCGTTGTCCCGACACCAAAAGCACCGTGACCTGTGACAGGTGAAGCGGGAGTGCTGggagcaccctgctgctgcaaggggtgTCAAAATGTGCTCAAGAGACTCAAGGaagaggccgtgcccctgctacggaggaaggcaaaaccccacaTCCGTCCCTCTGACCACGAGGCTGGGTGCTGCAAGTTCATGCCGTGGCTGCGCGTCCCGCTCCCTGCGGCGATGGGGGAAAGGTGCTCTCCTGGCCTCTGGCAGCCCTCGGGGGCATGCGGGCCACTGTCCTGTCCCTTCACAAACCGTCTTTCCTGCACGCTGACCGTACTTAGTTGGTTCTCTCAACCTCTCCCAAAAACGAGGAGCCCCGAGCTGCTGGCAGTCCTCTAGATGTGTGCTGGGCACGGAGACGGCGTCGCCTCCCGTGTCCTGTTGATGCAGCCTGGAACCACGTTCGGCGTTCTGCTGCTGTGCCGCGTTGCAGGTTCACGTGGAGTCTGACCCGCCGGGAGGATGTGAAAGTGATGGGAAGCTTGGGAGGAAGCAGACACGAGGGGAAGTCACGATCCCAAGACAGGGAAGCGGGAAGTCAGCAGGACTGACGTGTAAGGTTGCCAAAAGGCGGATTTCACCCAGCTCCAGGAGTCCgtgggcaggtgccagggggcgACCCACGGAGGAATTGGCCCAGGCGGGCTGGGCGATAACAGAAGAGATGGTCAGAGCTTCTGATGATGGGAGACGGGCCATGTAAccgaggactggaaaagggccaacgtagCGTCCCTCTAAACAAGGGAGAAAGGACCCGGGGACCTACAGACCGGGTAGCCTCAGCTCTgtcctgggaagttactggagcagaTCCTAAGGAAGACCATGTGCAAGCGCCTGGAGGAGGAAGCTGAtcgcaggcagccagcagggattaTGAAACACATCATGGGAAGCCCGATCTCCTTCTTTGGCAAAGTGCGTGCTTGGCTGGACGAGGGGAATGCTGCGGGTGTTGTATCTGGACGGCAGCAAGGCTTGTGCCGAGGCCCCGCGTGATCtcccttctcataaacaaattggagacgTGTGGGCTGGATAAACTACCACAAGGTGGGGGGAAACCTGGCTCAATAGcccaagcaaagggtaattattaacggGTCCGCGTCAcaatggcaggaggtttcgagtggagtcccacagggtctgtcttgggtgctggcagaggaagcttcttgagcaagtttgcagatgacaaaacagaAGGATTGTGAACAGCCTGGAGGATGTGAGCACAGCTCAGAGGGATCTCGACAGACGGGAAAGCCGGGCTGGAGCAACAGGACGAAGCTCAGCgcggacaaatgcaaggtgctgcgcACAGGAGAAATAATCCAAAACACCGATACAAACGGGGGGACGTCCGGCCAGatggcagctctgtggaaaaggacctgggggtcccAGTAGAGCACGGACTTGACGGGGTTGGCAGGGTGGTGCAGCCGCACACAAGGCGGATGCAGTTTTGGGCTGTGCCAATAGACGCGTGAGGCACAAGACGAGGTGATGGTCAGGAATCTGCGTGCAGCTCCGGGCCCTGCGTTTGGAGGCAGTTTCTAGAGGCAGCAACACGTGATCAAGGCTTGGAAAGCAGTCGCGTgcggagaggctgaaggagctgggcgtgttcagcttgcagaaaaggcacttcgGAGGCCGTGGCAGCAGCGTGCAGACACGTGCAGGGCTGCCCTGAACGGGAGGAAGAACCGCTGGGTTTTcctgttgcagcagggagcagtgcatGGGCCAACGGCTTGAcgctgcagcaaaggaggtttggATTGAAGCCCAGGAACGGTTGTTCGCTGTCAGAGCGGGGAGGCCGCGGGAGAGACACCCAGGGAGGCTGCAGACTCTCTGCTGGGGGTGTCGAGGAGAGGCTGGGCAACCGCCGGGCAGGCATGACGAGGCGTAGCGATGCCTGGAGCGAGCTGTGAAGAGCGGCACGCACCCAGGCGGCTGGATCAGACCTCAGCGTGGAGGAGCGGGTGGAGGCTGGAGGGACCGTGCTCAGCAGCAGCCGAGCAAAGCAGAGCCCCACACCGGGCCTGGGCAGGAACGATGGAagcagctgggccaggccgggggcGACGCCTGGGGCTGCAGCgttgacattaggaagaacttcttcccagttcgagtggccaaggtctggaacgggctcccaagggaggtggtgctctcccctaccctgggggtcttcaagaggaggttagatgagtatccagctggggtcatctagacccagcactctttcctgcctgtgcagggggtcggacttgatgatctattgaggtcccttccgaccctgacatctatgaatgcCCCTCTGGGCTCCCGGCTGTGCTGCCCCATGGGGCCGCGCGGGGCTTTTCCCACTCCTGGTGCTGCGCGGTCCAGGGGTGTGGTGCCTTCCCGAACTtcggtgctggggctgggcgtgGGGACGGGCTCGGCCAGCGCTCCTGCTGGGGCCGAAGCCCGCGGGCCCGGCGAGGAGCTCACCCCCGCACTCGGGCTCAGGGCGACGCTGCGGTCGGGGCAGGAAGGCAGATCGGCACCGACGGGGTTCCCGTCCGGGGCCGCAGGAGACGCGGCTCTGCCGGGGTCTCGGGCCTGCGTCTGagccgctgcccctgccccgcggcggccgggcGCTGCCTTCGCCCCGGGCCGGTCGGTCGGTGGGTGGGTGGTGCGGGGCGGTGCGGGGCCGGGGTGACGGCGGTGCTCGCGCTGCAGGTGCAGGACCTGTTCCTGGCCGAGGGCAGCGACCGGCTGAAGCTGCTGGTGCTCTACAGCGGCGAGGACGACGAGAAGctgcggcgggcggcggcgggcgcgcTGGCCATGCTCACCTCGGTGCAGCCCCAGGTCTGCCGCAGGATCCCGCAAGTGgtgagcggggcgggggggccgggcggggcggggcggggggggggcagggagcaggccgGCGTGCCCGCCCCCCCGGCCCGCCCAGCACGCGCTGCGCTGTCCCCGCAGACGGAGCACTGGCTGGAGGTGCTGCAGGCCTTGCTGCTGAGCGACAGCGCCGAGCTGCAGCACCGCGGCGCCGTGGTGGCGCGGAACATGGTGGCGGCCGACCGCGACGTGGCGGCGCGGCTGGTGGCGAGCGAGGCGCTGGAGATCCTGGCCGTGCTGGCCGAGCAGCACGAGGACAAGCCGCGCGTGGCCCGCGCCGCGCAGGACAGCCTGGCGCGCGCCGTGGCCTACGGCCTCATCCAGCCCCACCCGCAGCGCCCCTGAGCCGCGCCCGCCGCGCCCACGCGGGGGCGCCACCGCGCACGGGAGGCGGGGCGATGCCGCTGCGCCAATACAGCACTTTGCACCCAGCGCGGCCTCCGTCTCTTCCTGCGGGTTGCCGTGGCAgcgcggggtggggcggggcgggaggcCGGAAGTCCCGCCCACCGGGCTCCGCGCGCGCCGATTGGCCGGGGCGATGGCGGCGCCGGGCGCCTGGTTCGTCTTCGGCTTCGAGGGCGCGGACGAGCCCCCGCGCGGCCCCGACACCGGCACGGCCGCCCCGCGCGCGCTCCCGCTCCCCCCCGGCGGCGTGCGCGCGCTGCGGCCCGGCTGGGACTGCGTCGTGATCGTCACCGGTGAGCGTGCCCcggtgcctccccctccccccttcctcggGCTGGGGCTGCGCCGTGATCGTCCCCGGTGAGCGTGCCCCggccctgaccccccccccccccgccccccctccaggCTCGGGCGCGGCGGTGCTGCGGGGGGGCGCGGGGGCGGCGCTGCCGGGCGGCTGCCGGGACGCGGTGCCGGGGGAGGGCCAcgtgctgctggtgctggaggcGGCGCTGGAGGCGCGCTCGTGGGCGGCgctgcgcggggccggggccggggcggagGAGCGCGCCCCCGCCTGGCGCCGCCCGCTGCCGCCGGCCGCGCCCGCCCCGGCGCTGCCGCTCGTGCCCGGGGGCTTCGCGGCGCCGCGCGCCCCCTTCTTCTGGCCGCTGCCCGCGCGCCTGCGCGCCCGGCGCCTGGCGCTGGGGCTGGAGCACGCGCTGCTGCTGGGCGCCGCCGGCCTCGTCTACACCTggggcagcagccggtgagtgcggggctggTGGACCGGGgtcgggccggggccgggcccgcGGGTCTGACGGCCGCGTCCCGCAGGCACGGGCAGCTGGGCCACGGCGGGCTGCAGGCGGAGCAGGAGCCGCGCGTGCTGGAGGCGCTGCAGGGGCTGCCCGTGGCCGACGTGGCGGCGGGCGGGTGGCACTCGGCCTGCGTGAGCGGTAGGTACGGGCCCTCCCCGGCGCGGGGGCAGCCGCGGCCGCAGCCACACGGCCGCCCTCTCGCTGTCCCGGCAGACGCGGGCGACCTGTACGTGTGGGGCTGGAACGCGTCCGGGCAGCTGGCGCTGCCGTGCAAGGCTCTGGCGAGGGAGCGCCGCGCCGCGGCCGACGGGCCCCCTGGTGCGGGGGCGGCTGCAGGTGAGGACCCCGCGGGGACGGCGCTGCGGGGCTGAGCGCAGGGCGGGAGGCATCGGCGCGGGgcaaagccccagccccagcccgaggCAGGGTCCGGCTGTAGGAAAGGCAGGACTGCGGCAGCCGACGTCCTGCTTCTAGGAGCGTCCCCGGTGCGCGCGGGACCCGCTGGGCCGAGCCCGCGCCCTTGCTGCAGACAAAGGCAAGCGCTGCCCCAGGGTCGGCTACAGTAACATTCACTCCTGACCCCACGTACGGCCACCGGCCTGCCCCCGGGCGCAGGGGCAAGGCCCTCCCGCCTGCACCCTCCGGCGTTCGTCCCAGCAGCAGAATCGGCGCGCCCCGTTGCTGTCCCTcgccttggctgtagccagcacCCGGTGCCTCCGGGGAGGCAGACGATAAGTAAGGGGCGCAGATGGAACAAGCACAAACCAGAGGGAGACCCAAGCGGAGAACAGGCATCGCCAGGCCTGCCCGGCTCGCTCCTGCCCCCTGGCcgcccagcctcttcttgaacacctccagggatggagcccgcccctgcctgggcatcccccacaacctccctgcTCTGACGGGGGCGAAGCGTTTCCAGGCATCCAAACTAAATTTATTTTGTTGCACCTTCAAGCCACGGGTCGGCACCTGCGGCAGGAGAGCAAAGGGGCTTTCCCTGTCCTTCAGGGCAGCTCTGCACGGACTGCTCTTGACCACACGTTAGTGTCTTTCGCACACGGTGAACgtgcccagctccctcagcctctcctaggatttgctttccaagccctcgatcatctctgctgctgcctctggaccctcagGAGGCCAACACTgtgtaccttgacttccaaaagggcTGTGATCTGGTTTCCTACCCCGTTCTCGTGAAAAACTTGGAgaactgtgggcttaactgtgagacaggcGGGTGGGTCgggagctggctgtggggtaggaacAGATCTGTGTCGTCTTGGCAAGAAGAGGGCAGAAGCGTcccgcaggggtcggtgcttggtccagtgcttttcaacatctttgttaaggatttggatgtgggggtgaagagcgcgctggccaagttcatggacaacaccaagttatggggaacaCGGTCCCACTTGAAGATAGGTTATAGAtccaggcggacctagacaggctggcagattgggcagactggaacctgCTGAAGTACAGCGCTGAGAAACGTGAAGTGCTCACCTGgtgatgagcaacccccaacacacctgcaGGCTTGACAGCACCAGCTggctagcaccacgaatgaaagggacctaggggtaataatagaccacgtATGACCATGAGCCGGCAGCGCGAGGCTGTAGCCAGCCGGGCAAAAGCACCATGGCAGGCATCAACCattgcatctccagcaaaaccaaggtgatgcttttgctctgctcagcactggcgagaccgcagctggaggactgcgtccagttctgggtgctgcacgtcagcaaggacgtggaaaagcttgagagagtgcagagaagaggcACCCGTCTGAGCAGAGTTGTACACGGCGAGCCATCCGAGGAAAGCTGAgggccctgggactcttcagcctgaataagagacggctgagggggacttggtagcagcttccCGCTGTATGTGGGGAATATGtcaacagctgttcaccagggtacaTGGGGGAGAAACCAGGAGCAACgctcacaaactcctggaagactattttaggctcagcatcaggaaaaacttcgtagtgagggtgtccagactgtgcgataagctccctccagaggggtgcagtcgcctaccctggaaacaTTCGAGAGACGGCGGGCACCTGCCccgttgtctttcctgcctggtgcagggggctggacccggtgatcttccgaggtcccttccagcctccgtCTATGAATGGTGGAAAGGACGTGGAGGAGTTGAAAGGCAGAGACCAGACCTGCACCTGGGACAGATGGGGCTAACGGGCTGAGTGGGAGAGCCGCACCGTCTCCTCCTGGATCTTGCACCGGATGCtactattgatgcagcccaagtCGCATcggccttttgtgcagctgcaccacGCTGCAGGCTCCTAGCGAGTCTGACCTGCCAGGACTCCTGCAtccttttccattttctgttgGTATTTTGGATTACTCCTGAGGGGCAGCACCTTGGGTTCGTCTGCACCGAGCTTaatcctgctgctccagcccaactttccagtctgtcaagatccttctgaccTGCGCTTGCATTTTCCAGCATGTTCATTATCTTTCCCAGTCCTGTGGCATCTGTAAATGTGCTCAAGAAGGTTCCTCTGGCAGCGCCCAAATTATTAACGAACATGTTGGGCAGACccgtgggactccactcaaaaccatTTGCCAATGgtcctgtggctgctgctggcaggagtTGATCTCTAGCTGACCCCAGTCCCCCTTGCCAGCCTccaggaggggcaggagctgctgtctGCCCCCAAAGCCCCACACTCCCTGCAAGGGGAGCACCAGCAgcgtgggagatgggaggggagtGTGCTGGCATcgcagctggggcagcccctgctggtCGAgttgcccagctgtgcctggctgTTTTCCAGGTGACTCggtgcccagccctggagcacaccaggctgctgcaggcggTCACTTCATTTCAATCCAGGCCTTCCCAGCGCTGCTGGACCTCCCTCGTGGGGCCGAGGTCCGCCAGGTCAACTGCGGGTCCCGGCACACGGCTGCTGTGACCAGTAAGTGTGTGTGGCCTTTCCCCCGTGTCGCGGGTATATGGGGAGAGGTAGCTGCAAGCGCCTGGAGCCCGTGCTTTGTTGCAAGCAGGGGGGTGGGCTGAAGCCAGGCCAGAGCACCCTGCACAGGTGCACAgtacctccctgccccagcatgcagcacACACTGGCCCTGCACCTGAGCCTTGGTGACTCGTGTGGAGCAGCCTGTGATGCACTCCTCCAGGACCCCTGCATCCCTGAAACACCCTGGCCAGGCCCAGGACTGCGCACGCTAggtccagcacagggctgggagggagggtggtaactggcagggagccctgctcTGACTCTGGCTGCCTtccttccagggcaaggggagctctACACCTGGGGCTGGGGTAAGTGACATCCTCTCTCTTCCGACCCGGCCCCCTTTGCTCCCAGCTGCACTCGACAGGctggagctccctgcagctgctagGTACTTAGCAGCAGCACAGGCCTGCGTTCTCCCTCCACAGGTAAATACGGACAGCTGGGGCATGGGGACAGAGCCAGCTCCGACCAGCCTCGCGTTGTTGCCTACTTCCCTGCCAATGGGCTGCGCGTAGAGGAGGTGGTGTGCGGCCCATGGACGACTTACGTGCGTGCCGCGGAGAAAGGAGAGCCTTCCTGAGCACTGCTGCTGGCACCGAGCCTGGCAGACAGCTGCCCGGCCCCATGCtgtaggcagggaggagaggagccaggccgTGTTGGATGTGTCAGTCTCCTCCAGGAGGGAAGCAAAGGTCCTGTGCTGGGCTGGACATGTAGCACTTCAACCTCGGCTTCCAGCAGCCGGGGCCTGCAAAGAACGCTAATAAAGTGCAGGGTCAAGCAACAGgcgctgtgtgctgctgctggtttcccTCCGCCTCCGGCTGCAGCGATGGGGCACCTCGCTGCCGCTTTATGGATAACAGATCATGCTGGCAGTGGCGCCACCGCAGGGAGGAGACGAGCAGACCCCTAGGCACAGACCGAGCAGTGCCTGAAGCACCCCCTCCACCAAGCTTTGCAGCCTTGGCGCACACGGATCCCCGTTTTATTGTTTATTTGTGTATTCTTTCTTTGTCTTGTTACAGAACCTGCTTCCCCTTCGACACCAGAAGGCAAACAGGGAAGCGGGTCAGTCAGCGGTTAAAACAAGTCCCGTACACATGCCCAACAGCTTCCTCACAAGCAGGCCCCCCACAAACAAACAGACATGCAACAGGAGCCCTCCACCCGCAGCGGCTtgggcccaggcagcagggaataaATAACCAAGCAAGGCTGTAGTGTTAACAAGGTGCACCCTATCCACCGGTCCAGGGCCAGTATTTATAAGCATGGGGaggtgcagcagtgctgagcGTGGTGGGGGCAGCAGTATCTATAGCCCGAGGCCCCCACCCTTTAACCAGCTTATGCTCCTGCCCCCGGcctgagccctgcagccaggtgttgaCCTAGTCCGGCGCTGGGGGGCTGGCTGCCGCCAGGTTGAGCTagtgcagaggtggcagcagggctggggcaggaaagtAAATGTTTAAATCACCATAAAAACGGATCCCGATTAGGCGAAGCAGCAGAGAAGCACCAGAGACCAGGCTGAAgtcaggcctggggcagggcccaCCCGACTCCAGCAGATGGGCAGCGGCTGAGACAGGTGCACGCGGTGgctctggaagcagcagctggtggcagcgctggggccaggcagctgggcctcagcagtgcagggtggtggtggtggtggagctggTGTCAGACCTGGAGGCCTTTGAGAGTTGGCGCTGCAAAAAAAGGCCAGTGACATGCTGGATGATGGCACTGGAGCCGTGagcactggccctggccaggccacagGCTGTCTGAGCAGCGAagtgctgctccagctggctcagAGCATTATGGCTCGGGaatgtggccacagcagggctgggttgcagGGGTCGGGTCTCTTCCCTCACGCTTCCCAGCCCCCGCATACAAGGTGCCTCAGCTCCCCTGCACTGGGTGGGAGTGGTTAGGAGGAGGTGAGCAAGCTGTTCTGTGCCCTGCACTGGGGAGTGGTGAGGAGCCACTTGGGTCCCTCCCTAAAAACCAGGTCTGAGGCAGAGGTGCTGGTTGTGACTTCACTGGAGTTGGAGACAGCACCATAACCATGTGCCCAGGCTCTGCTCAGAGCAGAGACCAGCCCAAGCTGGATCCCGGGGTGCACAggtgggctggacagggcagggcCTGGCGCCACGTGCTGCACGCGACGCGGTAGGTGGGTTGAAAAGAGGTGAATTACCGCAAACTCCGAGTAGGTGCTGGCAACAGACTTAACGCCGTAGTTACTCGTGGGGGTGCACCCACCGCTCAGCCCAGGGCCGTGCAGCTGCGGCACGTTCTCCTTGTTGCGCTCCTTGAGGCCAGAGCGCGGGGGCTGGACGGCCGCGTGGCCGGGGGGCCAAGCAGACTGGGCGAGCTGCAACAGAGAAGCGTGGTTAAGCAGGACTGACAAGCAGAGCCCAACAGGCCCTGTGCTGTTGGCTTCATCCCCATTCCTGCCCCGACCCTGGTCCCAGACCAGAGCTCAGCCGAGCTGCGCTGGAGCCCAGTCACTCACCAGccttccagcacagcccagcagcctgcaCTATGCCCAGCCAGGCAAGCCTGCCCACAGCGCTCCAGAGCCCCAGGAAGACAGCAGGCAGGGCCTAGGGCTGCATGCAGACCAGGCCATGCTCCCATGGGCAGCAGAGCACTAGGACACAACAGCAGCTCTGCCTGGcacacctgcaggtgctggctcAGGGGCCCTACCCTAGCACAGCAGCCCAGGATAGAGCAAGGGCtcttgccccaccccatgcctcacatTCCCCTTGTCCCCTGGGTGGTTGGGGGCGGCAGACCCACAGagagggccctggcagggcagaCGGCTGTGCGCACTCACTTTGCCTGTGAAAGGTGGCACCCGGGACACGGGGAGTGGCAGAGCACCGTGCTGAAGCATGAGTGCGTGGTGCTGTTGGGAGGGGTAGCTGAGGGGAAAGCAGGTTGGCGGAGGATGTGGGCACATCACAGTGGCCCAGAGCCCAGCCACGCAGCCCAACATGGGTAGCCACAGCAAGGACGCCACAGACCTGGCCGCTGCTGGAGGGCAGAGCCAGTCAAAGCATGCAGCAGACGAGCCGGTGCCACCATGAGACAACCAACACTGCTACCACCGAACCTGCAGTGCCAGCTTCTCCAGCTCGGGCACCAACTAGTCCCCCAGGAAACCTGGACCCCTGCATCGGCTGTGATGGAGGAGGCATGCAGTTTACCTTTCTTACTTTGCCAGGCACGTGGGGCCCAAGCACACAGCGCTTGGCGGGTGGATTGGCCACGGCGCCATACAGCAGCTCTCCCTCGATCTGCCGACTCTTCTTCAGTTGCTGCACGGGAGAGATGCTTACAGACAGGACTGGGCGAGGGACAGCCCAGCCCAAGTGTGACTGGTCCCAGCTACCTCGCGCCAGACACACGGCAGCACAGGGcggcagtgcccagggctgcgACTACAGCTGTGCACAATAGGCAGGGTTGGGAGGAGAGCGCAGAGCCAGCGGACCCCCCGCACAAACCAGGATTGCCGAGGGCACACGAGGGCCCTGCTGTCAGGACAGCCAGGAGAGAGGGAACCCAGCCTGTCCAGAGCGTGTGGGATGCCGCTACCCCTACCCCTTGGCACAGAGCTGCACCACAGCACTTGCAGTTgttgagcagctgcaggcagggcataAGGGCAGCTCCTCACATGTGCTCAGGCCCATTCGCCAGACAGGAGGGATCCAGCCTGGGCAACACACTGTCGTCTGCCAGCACTGGAGCTATATACCCTCTCCTCAGATAGGCCTCAGACAGGCACTGCGCTGCCCCATACCAGCCCAGCACACGTGGTAGGGAAGGAGTACAACAGACTAAGGGCAGGGGCACCCCGTCATATCTGagcccaccctgctgccattgccgCTCAGCCCCGCACTCACGCGCTCCtgtttctccttctccttctccaggCGGAaaagctgccactgctctgccacgTACTCCATGAACTGCTGCCCGCTCACCAGAAAAGCCTCCTGGTTCTCATGCTCCCAGCCCTCAGTGCGCACGCgcagctcctcctccagctgggccAGAATGCAGGAAGGGGCGTCAGGGGTGGTCAGTTTGTCCCTGCCGATGGCCCGAGCATTGGGCCCCATGGGAGACCCACGACCCCACCCCCAGTCCAGCTCTCCAGCACTCAGGGCAGGAGGGTAGGCACCTGCACATTTGGGGGGCCCAGGCACTCCCCACCCAGAGCCTCACTCACCTTGGAGAGGGTTTTCTGCAGCTTCGCCCGCTGCTTCTCTTCCTTTAGGAGGTTCCCCCCACGGTTGGCGAAGCGGTTGGGGTCGCTTGCTTTGCGCTGAGGTGCAAGAGCCCAGttacaaggcagcccaggcccaccccagcacccagtgatccccccccaccacagtgcAGGAAGAGGAGACAACCCCACCCCAGGCCTCTGAACTCAGATATCATTGGCTCGGATCCCTACAGCCCCAGGCCAGACACTTGGTGCTGCACCTGTAGCTCAGACTTGCTCCCCACAGGGTCAATACCTCCAGCTCCAGGAAGAGTCTCCAGTTTTCCTCCCACTTCTGGACGGCCTCAAAGAGCTCCCTGTGCGTCTCGTAGTAGTGCTTCAGCCTCCCCAC includes:
- the RCCD1 gene encoding RCC1 domain-containing protein 1 isoform X2, giving the protein MAAPGAWFVFGFEGADEPPRGPDTGTAAPRALPLPPGGVRALRPGWDCVVIVTGSGAAVLRGGAGAALPGGCRDAVPGEGHVLLVLEAALEARSWAALRGAGAGAEERAPAWRRPLPPAAPAPALPLVPGGFAAPRAPFFWPLPARLRARRLALGLEHALLLGAAGLVYTWGSSRHGQLGHGGLQAEQEPRVLEALQGLPVADVAAGGWHSACVSDAGDLYVWGWNASGQLALPCKALARERRAAADGPPGAGAAAGDSVPSPGAHQAAAGGHFISIQAFPALLDLPRGAEVRQVNCGSRHTAAVTRQGELYTWGWGKYGQLGHGDRASSDQPRVVAYFPANGLRVEEVVCGPWTTYVRAAEKGEPS
- the RCCD1 gene encoding RCC1 domain-containing protein 1 isoform X3 produces the protein MAAPGAWFVFGFEGADEPPRGPDTGTAAPRALPLPPGGVRALRPGWDCVVIVTGSGAAVLRGGAGAALPGGCRDAVPGEGHVLLVLEAALEARSWAALRGAGAGAEERAPAWRRPLPPAAPAPALPLVPGGFAAPRAPFFWPLPARLRARRLALGLEHALLLGAAGLVYTWGSSRHGQLGHGGLQAEQEPRVLEALQGLPVADVAAGGWHSACVSGRYGPSPARGQPRPQPHGRPLAVPADAGDLYVWGWNASGQLALPCKALARERRAAADGPPGAGAAAGASPVRAGPAGPSPRPCCRQRQALPQGRLQ
- the RCCD1 gene encoding RCC1 domain-containing protein 1 isoform X1 — its product is MAAPGAWFVFGFEGADEPPRGPDTGTAAPRALPLPPGGVRALRPGWDCVVIVTGSGAAVLRGGAGAALPGGCRDAVPGEGHVLLVLEAALEARSWAALRGAGAGAEERAPAWRRPLPPAAPAPALPLVPGGFAAPRAPFFWPLPARLRARRLALGLEHALLLGAAGLVYTWGSSRHGQLGHGGLQAEQEPRVLEALQGLPVADVAAGGWHSACVSGRYGPSPARGQPRPQPHGRPLAVPADAGDLYVWGWNASGQLALPCKALARERRAAADGPPGAGAAAGDSVPSPGAHQAAAGGHFISIQAFPALLDLPRGAEVRQVNCGSRHTAAVTRQGELYTWGWGKYGQLGHGDRASSDQPRVVAYFPANGLRVEEVVCGPWTTYVRAAEKGEPS